A window of the Agromyces mariniharenae genome harbors these coding sequences:
- a CDS encoding RNA polymerase sigma factor, whose translation MDAEEDTDAELLRRVAAGDQKALSIVFDRHAKAVTRYAWALAPSRMDVEEVVQDTFVTMWRKAGTITLAEASLLPWLLVTCRFLARNAVRKAARNRADALPDEHSSDLLALGGRRDDADRAREDLRWVLEEIERLDPIDRQVCELCLVEGVPYAQVAREMNLTVGAVKQRVSRSRARLRKAVTVDEN comes from the coding sequence GTGGATGCAGAGGAGGACACCGATGCCGAGCTCCTACGCAGGGTGGCGGCTGGTGACCAGAAGGCGTTGTCGATCGTGTTCGATCGCCACGCGAAGGCCGTGACCCGATACGCGTGGGCGCTGGCTCCGAGCCGCATGGACGTCGAGGAGGTCGTGCAGGACACGTTCGTCACGATGTGGCGCAAGGCCGGCACGATCACGCTCGCCGAGGCGTCGCTGCTGCCGTGGCTGCTCGTGACCTGCCGGTTCCTGGCGCGGAACGCCGTGCGCAAGGCGGCGCGGAACCGCGCGGACGCCCTGCCCGATGAGCACTCGAGCGACCTGCTCGCGCTCGGCGGCCGACGCGACGACGCGGACCGTGCGCGTGAGGACCTGCGTTGGGTGCTCGAGGAGATCGAGCGGCTCGATCCGATCGATCGTCAGGTGTGCGAGCTGTGCCTCGTCGAGGGCGTGCCCTACGCCCAGGTCGCACGCGAGATGAACCTCACTGTCGGTGCGGTGAAGCAACGGGTGTCCCGGAGCCGGGCACGACTGCGGAAGGCGGTGACCGTCGATGAGAACTGA
- a CDS encoding EVE domain-containing protein: protein MTRYWLGVVQRAHVLRGVEWGIAQTNHGKRAGVQRMQPGDGFVYYSPKTSFPDGDPLREFTAIGRVADGDVYQAEEDPNLMAGFRPWRRAMAYSSHARSAPIAPLLPVLDLTRGNPNWGYQLRRGHLEITKHDFAVIAREMGADELVG, encoded by the coding sequence ATGACCAGGTACTGGCTCGGGGTGGTGCAGCGCGCGCACGTGCTGCGTGGCGTGGAGTGGGGGATCGCGCAGACGAACCACGGCAAGCGGGCCGGCGTGCAGCGCATGCAGCCGGGCGACGGCTTCGTGTACTACTCGCCGAAGACGAGCTTCCCCGACGGCGATCCGCTCCGCGAGTTCACCGCGATCGGCCGCGTCGCCGACGGTGACGTGTACCAGGCCGAGGAGGATCCGAACCTCATGGCCGGCTTCCGTCCGTGGCGCCGCGCGATGGCGTACTCGTCGCACGCCCGCTCGGCGCCGATCGCGCCGCTCCTGCCCGTGCTCGACCTGACGCGCGGGAATCCGAACTGGGGCTACCAGCTGCGACGCGGCCACCTCGAGATCACGAAGCACGACTTCGCCGTCATCGCCCGCGAGATGGGGGCCGACGAGCTCGTGGGCTGA